The DNA window CCTCAGCTGCTGAAACTCTCATCCATGTATTTGTCACATCTAGACAACTACTTTAGTGTTCTCGTCTTCAGTTGCCCATCTTAAAACTTCCAGGTCTCATTCATCCACTTTCTTCTTCATCTTCTTTTCGGCTTTGAGGAGGATGGCAATCTTTCAGTCCAGTTCTGTGACTTCTGATGTGGTTGAAAAACCTTATGTGGGATCAGGAGACTCTGTCAGAGTTAGGCAAGTAAGTGGCTAGCTTGGGCTACTGTGCATTCATTCCACTATTCACACTTGGTCTTCATATATTCCTGTTGCAGGAATTCAAGGTGTCTCATGCCTCACTAGAACTGAGAAACTGAGAAGGGTAGAGTGAACAACCTGTGTAGACAGGCAAATTGGTATCTGGAAAGCATTAATCATCAGAACAGTCATaagaacataaagattagtaGCATCTGTAtgtcatctggcccatcaagcctaaaTTGAGGTAAAAGACTGATCTTCTGATAGTTTTTCCAGCACTATCCGCACATTCCTTGAAATCCAGAATTCCATCCATtgttgttttaaatggatgtgcaTCCACAGAACTCCAAAGGtttaccacactctgagtgaaaaaaattCACCTCATCTCAATCCTAAGTAACCTACCACGTGAGATGGCAggaagggttgtgcctgtgatggaactggaTGAGTCTGCAAACCTCTGTTGCCTCTTGTAATCCtgggcattggagcctccataccaggctattATGCAagcaatcagaatgctctccactgtatatctgtagaaatttgcaaacatctttggtgacatgccgttatctcctcaagctcctatgaAGATATCCTTGAACGTTCCAGCTCAAAGGGAAAGTCTCAAATATAAAAGCCTTGTCCTTGACTCCAAACCCTTTTAtgactttgtgtactgtattcagttttggtctctcCATTAAATGAAATAgtttattaaactggaaagagtgtagagaagatttacaaggatgttgttaggacttgagggcctgagctATAGGTAGAGGTTGTAGTCGAGGACTTTGTTCCTTGTaacataggagactgagggatgacaaAGTATATAAAATCATTAAGAGAATGCACATGGTCTTTTTCCAAGGAAAAGGGAACTCAAATCTAGAGGAAATAGGTTGAAGCTGAGAGATGAAACTTCTAAAAGGGACCTGATGGGAAATTTCtggtttaaccatataacaattacagcacggaaacaggccatctcggcccttctagtccatgccaaacgcttactctcacctagtcccaccgacctgcactcagcccattaccctccattcctttcctgtccatatacctatccaaattttactttaagtgacaatatcgaacatgcctctaccacttctactggaagctcattccacacagctaccactctctgagttaagaaattcctccttgtgttacccctaaacttttgccccttaactctcaaatcatgtcctcttgttcaaatctcccctactctcaatggaaaaagcctatccatgtcaactctatctatccccctcacaattttaaatatctctatcaagtcctccttcaaccttctacgctccaaagaataaagacctagcttgttcaacctttctctgtaacttaggtgctgaaacccaggtaacattctggtaaatctcctctgtactctctctattttgttgacatctttcctataattcagtgaccagaactgtacccaatactccaaatttggccttaccaatgccttgtacaattttaacattatatcccaactcctatactcaatgctctgatttataaaggccaacatagaacatagaatagtacagcacattacaggcccttcggcccacaatgttgtgctgaccctcaaaccctgcctcccatataaccccccaccttaaattcctccatatacctgtctagtagtctcttaaacttcactagtgtatctttCATGACTTACCAGATCTtatcaaattcctaataaagcaGAACTGCTGCATCAATTTGTTGTGCCTCAGGTAGTGCTTCTAAAAcactgatgcccaggaacttgaagttgctcaccctttccaccactggctcttcaatgactggtgtgtgtttgcccgacttctccttcctgaagtccagaatcaatTCGTAGGTCTGGCTAATATTGAATGTGAGGTTGTTGATGTGACAGCACTCCAACAGATCTACTTCACTCCTGTATGTCACTTTTTCACTATCTGAGagtctgccaacaacagtggtgacaTCAGTGGGTATATgctgggtatatggaatgagttgccagaggaagccattgaggcaggtacaataataacatttaaaagatatttggataaaCACATAGATAAGAGATGTTTagggggatatgggccaaatgcgggCATGCATGACTTGGTTggcactgctggaggaactcagcacgtcaggcagaaACTGTGAGGCACAGGGATAGCCGATGATTCCAATTCAGACaaaggatcttgacccaaaatgtcaactgtcctcttgtctccacagatgctgcctgacccactcagCTCCTCCAGCAGGTTTTGTTCCAGTTCAGATTAAAGCATCTGCACTCTTGTATCAGCCTTCTCTCTTGTATCAATCCATCTCTCCATCAACCTCTCTAAAGTACAATGTAATAGCTGTCTACTTGATCTATTAAAAATGGCTCTGATTCATGGTTTCACACCAGTGAAGTGTCATGTGTTATGAATTGTTACATAAATGCAAACTATTACTATAACTTCGCCAACAGTGGGCTACTGCAAATATTCAGTGACAACAGAGGTGTCTCTGATGTCCAAGATCAACAATGCAGCTTTTACATGATATTTTTGTTTTGCCTTTTTAAGATATATTTTCACTCTTTTAATTAAAGAAAATGATAATTAAATCTTCATATGAGCTTAAGACAACAGCCTGGGTTGGGTTATCCTCCACAGAATCTTGGTGGTGGTGATGACACTCATGGTCAAAAATCAATTATTTAATCGGATTGGCTCAGAATCATTCAACTAAAGCACACGTTCCACTTCCAAATGGATCAATGTACAAATATGACCTAAATGTTGTCCAATCACAATGAAATATGCAACTTATGTCAAAATGCCCATACAGTACAACCGAATATACAAGTGTTCTAGTTTAAATTCGTTTTCTTTTACTCCCCTAAGCTCAAGGAGTTTTAATATATTCTTCCCAAATCATGGCTCCTATTGCAATATGCCCCTCTGTTTGACAAGCCAGCCCCGATAGTTTATCTTGCTCTCTGCACCGCGATTTTCTAAGTAAAGCAGATGATTTTAATGTTCCACAATTTAAAAGAGTTCGAGTTTTAAAGCGATTGTATGTTACACAAAGACAAACAGAAAAACGCAAGCAACTTCAAGGGACATTGAAGGACGAGCTCCATATTCTTCCACCTCAGTAGCATCATCTGCTCTGTTGTACTTGAACTGAATAACGGAAAGAAGCTCCAGGTTCGCTCATGGACAAAGAAGATTGGTTATTTTGAAACACTGCCCAAAAGAAATTTCAATTCAGAAAGGCTCGCTCCTCTGTTGCTCAGCCCACCTCTCCGTACGATAAATATCAACCACCGGTCAAGTGGGCAGAGCAGTTCAACAGTCTTTTAATGCTCTTGATCGAACACCACGAGGGCGCTCTTGTTTCCCGGCCTCACTCATTCTTGCTGACGCCAGTTTGGCCCGAGGCATCGAGAGCGGTTACCCTGCGCAAGCGGACAGGTTGGAACCCATGGCAGAGAGGGCGTGCCGAGCCCCTCCTCTATCTCGATATTACCATTCCCATTTCTGTCATCTGACACCCCGACCAAGCCCAGATCCGCACTGCTCATAAAAGCAGCTCAAAGCCACTCTCACCTGCGCCAGTAGTTCAGTTCGGGACTGATCGCTCCAGCAAACTCGTAACGAGAGCAGAAATCTCTAATTCCACCATGAACAGCAGTTACAGCAGCCAAACGTCCATGAGACGGACCATACAGGGTGGAAACACCTCATCGATCCGGAGTGGTGGTGGTGGCAGTTCCATGCGAAGATTTGGTGGCAGAAAGGCAATGAGTTTGGTTTCAGGAAGGTCAGGAGGATATGGAGCagttggaggaggaggaggaggaatgggAATGTCAAGGCGTCTGGTTTCCAGCTCAGCGATGGGGCTTGGTTCAGCTTTCGGCTCTGGTTCGATGATGCCGGCCCTTGATCTAAGCGCCCCACTGCCACAAAATGACACCCATCTGCAACAAGTTCGGATGCAGGAAACGAGGGAGCTCACGACGCTCAACAACCAGTTCGCAAGTTTCATAACCCAGGTACCTTATCCAGCTCTGCCGACTGCTCGTGTCTGTAAGCCGCTGCTGCGCCTGTCTTGGCAGCATCGTGCAAATGTCTCTTTTCACTTCCTTACCAGCTCAATGCAAACCTAAGCGTGTGTTCATTCCTTACCCGCAGGTTCGCGTTCTTGAAAAGCAGAATACTCAGCTGAAGATCAAACTGGAGCTCCTGAAGAAGCAGGGAACAAGCACCTCCAACATCGATAACATGTTCCAAGCTTACATTGACAACCTCAGGAGGCAACTGGACACTCTTGGGCAGGAGAAGCTGAAGTTCGAAGCTGATCTTGTTCAGATGCAAGGTCTAGTTGAGGACTTTAAGGGCAAGTAAGTGTGCTGTCTCTCATCAATATTTCCCAGCTCGTCTGTTCTCGTCCCGTATCTGTTCACTGGTCCAGAGAAAAAAATGAGCGGAATCGGGCAAATCGTGGGCAGGGTAAACGTTCGTGCAATTCCCGGTTACAATCACTGGGTTTCATTGTTACCTAACAACAGCTAGTGGAGGTCTGGAAGCTGGGTCGGGCAAGTGCTCGTCGGGGAGAGCTCTGTTAAGGCTGAGGTCTGGATAGAGAGGTGTCACTCAAAGCTCAGGGAGTCACCGAAATAGTCGTCAGTTCAGGGGCGGCAGCGAATGTTGTTTCATTCCGTCGAGGCGCGGCACGGTCGACGTGTCTCGCGTAGCAGGATGCTGTGTCTTGCGGAATCAAATGTCTGGAAGAGCGGTGCACACACGGGGATAAATAGGAGTGTGAGGAAATCATGGCTAAGCATCAGGGAGCAAGGAGTTCCGACAGCCAGCATGGCCCTGTGGAAGAAACGGGACAGAAAGGTTGATTTCCAAGGGATTGCCAGTAATGTCCGTGGTTCATTTCAGATACGAAGATGAAATTAACAAGAGGACTGAAATGGAAAACGAGTTTGTCATGGTCAAGAAGGTGAGCACTACTTACTGTCTAGCTCTCTGTAGGACCATTTTAGTTGGATCTCTTCAAGAGATTTATAAACCTTGTGCCCTACTCTCTCCAGGATGTTGATGAATCCTACATGAACAAGGTGGAATTGGAAGCAAAACTAGAAAGCCTGACTGATGAAATCGAATTCCTGAAGACAATCTTCCAAGAGGTAAATATGCTGCATGGTGCAAGAGCCTTCTGGTCCTTTTGCTGTTCAGTCCAGTCTCCTTACATTAGCTTTGCTTTGCCCATCTTCAGGAAATCCGTGAGCTGGAAACACAGATTCAGAACACTTCTGTCAGCGTGCAGGTGGACACTGGCCGCCATCTGGATACAGACCAGATCATCAATGAAGTCAGAGCCCAATACCAAGCTATGGTAGATAAATACCGTGAAGATGCTAATAGATGGAAACAGACTAAGGTGAGATCCAGCTCCAGCCCCACGTAGAGGTGCATTGATAGCTCTGACCTCTGTGCTGGGAGGAGAACCCCTTACTAACGACTACCAGTGTCTCCTTGCAGATGATGGAACTCAGCTCAATGCCTGCAGGTAAAGGAGATGACATGCGAGTGATCAAATCGGAGTGTACTGATCTGCAGAATCGCATCCGTAAGATGACTCAGGATATCGAGTTTCTAAAACAGCAGGTAAGTCAGGAGGTGAAAGTACACAAGAGATCTTGCTTGCAGCCTTTACAACTGCCGTAAACTGTCTTTCCTCTCAAGCCCCGAGTCCTAATGCAACCTCCCGACCCGAATTGTCAATAATTCTTTTTGCCTTCACAGATGCTCCTTCACCTGCTGATCTTCTACAGCAGTTCTGCTATCTTCTTACTCCAGACTgcagcatctgccatctcttgCATCTGCACTTTTCTCTTCCCAGCCCAAAGCAAATGACCAAGAGACAGATGGTCAATCTGAGCTACATCATACTCTGGGAAACTTTCAGTAATAGCAACCCAGCTGGTTCCTTCCAGTGTAACGCTTGAGAACTCGACTATTTCTAAACCAATCTGCAATACTCTACTCTCAGTATGGCTCTTTCGAATTTGTAGCGATAGCAGGGTGGGGGGTGTTGGCAGGGCTTCATGTTATAATCTGCAAAAGTGTCCACATTAACCTCTCTGTGTCTCAGCGTGTGAAATTGGAAGGTATGATCGCTGAAGCAGAGGAACGCGGCGAGTTGTCTCTCAAAGAGAGTAAAGTGACTATCGCGGAACTGCAAGAGGCCATCAGGAAAGCAAACCAGGAGATTACCAAGCAATCTCGTGAAATCGATGAGCTGATAAATGTCAAGTTGGCTCTGGATATTGAAATTAACACCTACAGTAAACTACTGGCGCAAGAGGAAACCAGGTAGGGCTTTGGTCTTTTCCAAGTTCCAGATACCACACTGGGTTTATGCCACAGTCCTGTATACTTGCAGAGTACAATCTGTACAGGCTCTTTATTGCACTCTTCATTACTAGAGTCTTTGTCTTTAATGGACATTTGGTCCAGGGAGTGGCACTTACTTTTGTTTAAAGGCTGGTTTTCATCTGACCCCAGAAGTACATCAAACTCACTGTCCGAATGAACATCCAGTCAGTGATTCAGTCACCATTAGGTAAAATCTCCCTTGATGCTGCAGTGGATGAAGCACTGTACAATATAAGCAGGCTGACGAATAGCTCCATAAGCACAGTGACGAGGCTACTGCTGTTCACCAGCAGCACTCGGACTTACAGAATCACTGTCTAGGGCAAGGCTCGATAGGGTAAATGTGCCCATCAACTTCATCCATGCAGGTCATTGCTCCTTTCAGAAGGAAACCTTTGGTAACCTGAAGAAAATATATTTCTGAACATCCTAGAAATGGCTGTTGTTACACGAGTGTTCCCTTTATCAACAGGATGGTAGAAGGCGTCAGAACCCTCAGCGTACAACAAGTTTCACAGCAAGGTAAGAGAATTTATAATCCTTGCTTAAAGTTTTAACTGCTGACCGAAACACAAACCGCAAAATGAAAAATGGAATATTCTGGAAATATTCTTCCCTCTTCTCCAAGTCTTGATATGTCATTGTTCTGTTTACAAATTATTCCGTTGTACATTTTCTGAGCAGTGGTACTCATTTCTGTAATTATGATTCTtatgaatgttttccaaatgactTTCCTGATCCCCTTATGAATTGATATCATGAATGGTTCACTGTCCTCTGTTGCTGTCTTCTCCCTTTCACGTGCTCTGTAATTACTCTTCCCCAAAAAGGCTCACATTTGATAGTTGCTTCTTATAAATCAACACTCTCTTTTACATGTTTCTGTTGCCTTCAGTCCTCAAGTGTCCTGTTGTGTCCTAAATTGGGGCTTGAATAACACCCTGGCACCCCATACAATTGTGACCATGGTCAGCAACACCTCTTTGTCGTTTCTTTACCTGTTTGCAACAAAAGATACCATTGCTTGTTTAATCATTGTCCAAtgataggaaacagcttcttatCCCAGGCCATAAGACAAATGAATTCCCTGCCACCTCTCAGGTCTCATCACGTACGAAGccccagtagtgttatactgtttactttttaacttgtgttgtaaatgcacccttattatttgttaatttatttgtggctaTATTACTTTATGTGATGTGTGAGAGCTATACATACCATGTtgtgcactgtggtctggaggagTATTGTTTGgcttggcagtatacatgtgtacgATTGAATGACAATAACCTTGAACTTGAACAATGCTTCAACTTTGAATTGCCCTTCCCTGCTCTCATTTGGTAGGCAGCTTATTTCCTATAATTCAAAGTCTGCAAAGGCCTATTTCTCACCTATGATCATGATCTCAGTGATAACATCCAAAACCAAGCATCGGATCCCTCTGATACTGtgaaaaaaatgcagatgctacaaatatgaaattttaaaaatgcactggaaatactcagcaggccaggtagcatccaaggaaagagaaatagagtcaaatgtttcaggtcaaaagtccttcatcagaattgagaaagaaagaaagtaagAGCTTTAAGTTGCCAGGAAGGTGGGGGACAGGTCAATAGGACCAAGGGAGTATCTCAGATAGGGGGAAGTTGCTATGGAGCTAAGTTATTGGCGTCAACCAGTCGATGGATTAATCGGGGCAGTTAGAGAGTGAGAATACAAACAGAGGAGCATGACAAGGTGTGCAATGTCAGGCTGTCTGACATGTCCAGTCGGCCAGGCTTACTTTTAAAGTGAGGTAATTCAATGGGCAAGTAGAGGAAGTTCCCTTATGTTGCAGTACTCAATATCAAGTCGAGAAGGCAGCAACATGGCCCAGACAGAAAATGAGTTGCAAAGCTCATGTTGGTCCCCCTTATAGGAAGCCACAGACAGAGTGGGAGCTGGATGGAGAGTTAAATAGGCAACAGAAGGAGGCTTTGGTCACTCCTGGTGCTCTGCAATGTTGTCACTCAGTCTGCATCTGGTGGAGGAAACCACATTGTGAACACTGAGTGCAAGACACTAGATTGGAAGAAGTGCAAGTGAATTGTTGCTCCAACTAGAAGGGCTGTTTGCACCCCCAGAGACTGGGAAGGAAAGAGATGAAAGGACAGGTGTAACATCTCCTGTAATTTCACAAAACATGCAGTGACATTGGGATAGAAGACAGTTGCCCAGGGAATCACAAAGGGAGCAGTCTCTTTTACACGATGAAAGGCAGGGAAGGGGTAGATGTATCCAGTTGTGGAATATTGTGCAAGCTGGTGCAAATTGTAAAGGATGAGCTATTAAACACAGAGCTGGTGAGGTGGAAGATAATGACTAGACAATCTCTGTCCTTGCTCTGTCTGAGACGTGAGGGATGGAGAGCAGAGATGCAGGAAATAGATGAACTATGGCTAAAACTCCTTTGACTATGGTGGAGGAAAAACTACAGTTCACGGTAGAAGTCATTTTAGAAACACATGAAAGTCTCTAACAATTCTTGCAATAagtttattttcaattaaagctACCATAGTCTTAGTGGCCACttttattaggtacctgctgtacccaataaagtggccactgaatgtatgctcatggttttctgttgctgtagcccatccacttcaaggtttaacgATTATGTGCtttgagatgctcttctgcacaccactgttgtgacacgtagtactgtcgtcttcctgtcagcttgaatcagtctgattTCACAGAATGTATCTTGGACATGAAGCGATGCATACCTGTACCTCAGTTTTAAGATCTGAGTCTTCAAATCTTTCCATAACAATGATCTTCCCTACCACTGTAACCTACTCTGCACACTCTGTGCCATGACTGATGGAATGACACTTAGAGATAAGTAGTTCCTACATTTCAGTGATTTctttctcaaaatttcatttccaccttttttctctctcctcctttaAAATTTACGATTTTCAAAATGCTTTGATATATCCATATACATAAAATCTTAGAGTCAAGCATTTGCTTACTAAAATTTAAGTGAAGCACTTGGGGCTGTTTTACTTTGTTAAAATTGTGACCTGCTTGATGTTGTCATTGCAATTGTTTTCTAAATTTCAGGATCCATATTCTAAAGTGTCTTTTTTCTTTCCTCTCCCTTTTACAGGAAGTTTTGGGGATTTTAGCAGCGCGAGTAGCGGTATGTCTGGATTTGCCAGAGGGGGGAGTGAGATGGAAACTGGTGGAAGAAGACCATTAATTTTGAGCTCAATGCAGCAAACCAGTGAATTCAGAAGTGAATCTTAATCAAGTATAAACTACTGTTAGTTATGTCTCTGGTGTCTCTCTTGCCAGTTGTTATACTTCACTCGCATAATCTGTTCACTGAAGTGGTTAACCTGTTTAGATTAACTTTCTGCCTGCTCTTGGAATTCTACTCAATTTTACATAGTTAAGCAACATGAAATTAACCAATACACAGCAAATGTCAAGTTAGTCTGTAACTTGGGTTTGTGGGAAAAAGTGGAAAGTTCACCCTTTACTTCTTGGATCTTTTAAAATAGGAAAttaatcaaagttttagatgtggtGTTCTGATTTATGATTTTGACTCATTTTATATTGGGGATTTATCTTTTGTGGCATTTCTGTAACACTGAATAAACTGAAATTTTTGAATCTGCAAATCTGGACCCTTTCTTTGCTTAAGCACATTATTCAAGTACTGAAAAGAGAAACCATCATACCTTTGTCAGAAATTCAAGAACTTTGAAATAATTTATAAGTTAGAGGAAGGTTACTGAAAAAAACATAAAGCATGTTTAAAACTATTACATATGACCAAGCATAGCAGCTAGCTAGCTCTTCCTTCACCAAAGAAATTACTTTTACATTATCTTAGAGAacatatttatctatttattgagatacagcgcagaacaggcccttccatcccTTCGAGCCTCATTGCCCAAtttttaatgctagcctaatcactggacaatttacaatgaccaacataacctaccaacctgtacgtctttggactgagggaggaaactgaagcagcaagaggaaatgttgagaacatacaaactccttacaggtggtggcgggaattgaacctcggttgcctgtactgtaaagcattgtgctaagaactacgctaccatgccattcCAATCtgattaaagttttttttaaatctcatgAATATCCTCCTTTCTCTCAAGAGCTCTGAGCAACATAAAGGCTGCCCAGTTCAAAGGTATAGTGAGATACACAAAGGATCAGAACAATCCCATGGGAACCAGTCCAAATTGAATGAGGAAAGTGACCTTCATCTATGGGCAGTGATGAAACAGTCTCTCAACTGTTTCAAGTTAGAATAGGCCTGCAATTTCCAATCTCCAGTTTACAAAAAGAACTACAAAGTATATCCATGGAAAGTGGTAGTACAAGAGATTACGGTAATAAAATAGGTGTAGGTTATgtttgccttcattggtcagggtatTGAGTTAAAGTTGGCAAATCATGTTGCAGCTGCACAAAActttagttaggccacatttggagtattttgtcccATTCTGGTTTATGCACTACAGGAAGAATATAAAGACTTTGGAccaagaggttcaccaggatgctgaatggattagagagtattagaTGTGATGGTGGCTGAGGGACAACATGATaagagtatataaaattatgagaggcaaagatcGGGTAACTAATCAGAGTTTTTCCCCCGGTGGAAATGTCAAAAATTGTAGAACATACGTAGATTTAAGTTGAAAGTGGGAAAGTTTAAAAATGTACAAGTCAAGTTctgtacacagagagtgatggattcCTAGAATGTGCTGAAACACTGGTTGTTGGAAGTAGATAGGATATGAACATTTCAGAACCACTTATGCAGCCACATGAAGAGGCAGGGAATGAATGGATGTAGACAATTTGCAGGAAGATAGGATTAATTGAAAATTGGAAATCATTAACaaaacaaattacaatgggagatataaaaggcatgtcaaaagggcaatgtgtcaatatgcaggtagattgggaaaatcaggttgatgatgGATTCCAAGAcagagtttgtagagtgcctacaagatggctcttTTAGAGAaggttgtggttgagcccactaggagaaaggctattctggaatgggtgttgtgtaatgaaccagatttgattaggtagCTTacggtaaaggaaccctgaggagttTAGTTATGATattatagaattcaccctgcaatttgagagggagaagctaaagtcagatgtatcagtattacagtggagtaaagggaattacagaggcataaaaggggagctggccaaagctgattggaaggagacattagcagggatgacggcagagcagcattgGTTAgagcttctgggagcaatttggaagataCAGGacaaatacatcccaaagaagaaatattctaaaggcaagtggctgacaagagaagtcaaggccaatataaaagcaaaacacagggcatataatagaagGAAAattattgggaaacttttaaaaatcaacagaaggcaactaaaacagcCATAAGGAGCTAAAAAATGagctatgaaggtaagctagccaacaatatcaaaAACGGTATCAAAAGTAGCCTCCCATTGTGCGTGAGTC is part of the Hemitrygon akajei chromosome 18, sHemAka1.3, whole genome shotgun sequence genome and encodes:
- the LOC140741164 gene encoding keratin, type II cytoskeletal 8-like; translation: MNSSYSSQTSMRRTIQGGNTSSIRSGGGGSSMRRFGGRKAMSLVSGRSGGYGAVGGGGGGMGMSRRLVSSSAMGLGSAFGSGSMMPALDLSAPLPQNDTHLQQVRMQETRELTTLNNQFASFITQVRVLEKQNTQLKIKLELLKKQGTSTSNIDNMFQAYIDNLRRQLDTLGQEKLKFEADLVQMQGLVEDFKGKYEDEINKRTEMENEFVMVKKDVDESYMNKVELEAKLESLTDEIEFLKTIFQEEIRELETQIQNTSVSVQVDTGRHLDTDQIINEVRAQYQAMVDKYREDANRWKQTKMMELSSMPAGKGDDMRVIKSECTDLQNRIRKMTQDIEFLKQQRVKLEGMIAEAEERGELSLKESKVTIAELQEAIRKANQEITKQSREIDELINVKLALDIEINTYSKLLAQEETRMVEGVRTLSVQQVSQQGSFGDFSSASSGMSGFARGGSEMETGGRRPLILSSMQQTSEFRSES